From the genome of Paludisphaera rhizosphaerae, one region includes:
- the hemL gene encoding glutamate-1-semialdehyde 2,1-aminomutase — translation MNQPAMTTPARSVPGYDLPKSSAAFARASKVIPGGVNSPARAFGAVGGEPPFMAEAHGAYLFDVDGHRYIDYIGSWGPMIVGHTHPKVTAAVSEALALGSSFGAPTEREAEIAEAVAAAVPSIEMCRFVSSGTEATMSAIRVARGFTGRDKIVKMAGCYHGHADCLLIQAGSAATTLGVPNSPGVTPGAAADTLLCPFNDADAVRKLLEANPGQVAAVLLEPIAGNMGLVPPRPGYLEALRELTTQHGTLLIFDEVMTGFRVAYGGAQERFGVTPDVTALGKIIGGGLPAAAYGASREIMTKVSPTGPIYQAGTLSGNPLAMAAGLATLNLLREPGVYDRLEALSAKLADGLEKAARDAGVPHVVQRVGSMLTLFFHDGPIHDYEDAKRSDTALFARFFWEMLARGVYLPCSQFEAAFVSAAHTEADVDHTIAAAREALAAARA, via the coding sequence CGCGGGCCTTCGGCGCCGTCGGCGGTGAGCCGCCGTTCATGGCGGAAGCCCATGGCGCGTACCTGTTCGACGTCGACGGCCATCGCTACATCGACTACATCGGCTCGTGGGGCCCGATGATCGTCGGCCACACCCACCCGAAGGTGACCGCGGCGGTTTCCGAGGCCCTGGCGCTCGGCTCCAGCTTCGGGGCCCCCACGGAGCGCGAGGCCGAGATCGCCGAGGCCGTCGCGGCGGCCGTCCCGTCGATCGAGATGTGCCGATTCGTCTCGTCCGGGACCGAGGCGACGATGTCCGCGATCCGCGTGGCGCGGGGCTTCACCGGCCGGGACAAGATCGTGAAGATGGCCGGCTGCTACCACGGCCACGCCGATTGCCTGCTGATCCAGGCGGGCTCGGCCGCGACCACGCTGGGCGTCCCCAACAGCCCAGGCGTCACCCCGGGCGCGGCGGCCGACACCCTCCTCTGCCCGTTCAACGACGCCGACGCCGTCCGCAAGCTTCTCGAAGCCAACCCCGGCCAGGTCGCCGCCGTCCTGCTGGAGCCGATCGCCGGCAACATGGGCCTCGTGCCGCCCAGGCCCGGCTACCTGGAGGCCCTCCGCGAGCTGACCACCCAGCACGGGACGCTGCTGATCTTCGATGAGGTGATGACGGGCTTCCGCGTCGCCTACGGCGGGGCGCAGGAACGCTTCGGCGTCACGCCCGACGTCACCGCGCTGGGGAAGATCATCGGCGGCGGACTGCCGGCGGCGGCGTACGGAGCCTCACGCGAGATCATGACGAAGGTCTCGCCGACCGGCCCCATCTACCAGGCCGGCACGCTGTCCGGCAACCCGCTGGCCATGGCCGCCGGCCTGGCCACGCTGAATCTGCTCCGCGAGCCGGGAGTCTACGACCGCCTGGAAGCCCTCTCCGCGAAGCTCGCCGACGGACTGGAGAAGGCCGCACGCGACGCAGGCGTGCCGCACGTCGTTCAGCGCGTGGGGAGCATGCTCACCCTCTTCTTCCACGACGGCCCGATCCACGACTACGAGGACGCCAAGCGGTCCGACACGGCCCTATTCGCCCGCTTCTTCTGGGAGATGCTCGCCCGGGGCGTCTACCTCCCGTGCAGCCAGTTCGAGGCCGCCTTCGTCTCCGCCGCCCACACCGAGGCCGACGTCGACCACACCATCGCCGCCGCCCGCGAGGCCCTGGCGGCGGCTCGGGCCTGA
- a CDS encoding WD40 repeat domain-containing protein, whose amino-acid sequence MRTVMNRAALRLVALAFVLPAGGLVAAAPPSSGGSAAPSSVLEIATSAGAPLKIRRGAFAPASALAFSPDGRRLASGGYGEVLLWDVAAGRIGSRAGAGKIAGQVRAVVFVDAGTLAVAAGGEGPVLLDAATGAVKPALKETLGDVVSLARGEGGLIAAGSAGGKVRVWKGGGDPVARIDVPGSAVDLAFSPDGGLLAVATGDRQLKLYRTGDWGQERWFPLDGPPTAVAFSPGDGSSLITCVGGPTGRGVRIRVKSTEEPTTKAARKAAAATPAEPYASPPRKVDLGGGLPIAAAFHPANGRLYVALADHTVRVVTSGGSVANTLRGHAESVSAVAVDPEGLLVATAGAEGAVKLWDARKDALLATLVPLAQGTGGWLVATPKGEFDASDAAVVVADDAAKRTPAPEAVHRALESVRPAKPAPAARPAEVKKAERPGRKKLH is encoded by the coding sequence ATGAGGACGGTCATGAACCGCGCCGCCTTGCGCCTCGTCGCTCTGGCGTTCGTGCTGCCGGCCGGGGGACTCGTGGCGGCCGCTCCCCCGTCGTCGGGCGGCTCTGCTGCGCCGTCGAGCGTGCTGGAGATCGCGACGTCGGCCGGCGCGCCGTTGAAGATCCGCCGGGGGGCGTTTGCGCCGGCCTCGGCGCTGGCGTTCTCGCCCGACGGTCGGAGGCTGGCCTCGGGCGGTTACGGCGAGGTCCTGCTCTGGGACGTCGCCGCCGGCCGGATCGGCTCGCGGGCGGGAGCCGGGAAGATCGCGGGCCAGGTGCGGGCGGTCGTGTTCGTGGACGCGGGAACGCTCGCTGTTGCGGCCGGCGGCGAGGGGCCCGTCCTGCTCGATGCGGCCACGGGCGCAGTGAAGCCCGCGTTGAAGGAGACGCTGGGCGACGTCGTCTCGCTGGCTCGGGGCGAGGGCGGCCTGATCGCGGCGGGGTCGGCGGGCGGCAAGGTTCGCGTCTGGAAGGGGGGCGGCGACCCCGTCGCGAGGATCGACGTCCCCGGCTCGGCGGTCGACCTGGCGTTCAGTCCGGACGGCGGGTTGCTGGCCGTCGCGACGGGCGATCGCCAGTTGAAGCTCTACCGGACGGGCGATTGGGGGCAGGAGCGATGGTTCCCGCTCGACGGGCCGCCGACCGCCGTGGCCTTCAGCCCGGGCGACGGCTCTTCCCTGATCACCTGCGTCGGCGGACCCACGGGACGAGGCGTTCGGATTCGGGTGAAGTCGACCGAGGAACCGACGACGAAGGCCGCGCGCAAGGCGGCCGCTGCGACGCCCGCCGAACCCTACGCCTCGCCCCCGCGCAAGGTCGATCTGGGCGGCGGCCTGCCCATCGCCGCGGCGTTCCATCCCGCGAACGGCCGACTGTACGTCGCCCTGGCGGATCATACGGTCCGCGTCGTGACCTCGGGAGGATCGGTCGCGAACACCCTGCGCGGGCATGCGGAGAGCGTGTCCGCGGTCGCCGTCGACCCGGAAGGGCTGCTCGTCGCCACGGCAGGGGCTGAAGGGGCGGTCAAGTTGTGGGACGCCCGCAAGGACGCCCTGCTGGCGACGCTCGTGCCGCTGGCTCAGGGGACCGGCGGCTGGCTCGTCGCCACGCCGAAGGGGGAGTTCGACGCCTCCGACGCCGCCGTGGTCGTCGCCGATGACGCCGCGAAACGCACCCCCGCGCCAGAGGCCGTTCATCGCGCTTTGGAGTCTGTACGCCCCGCCAAACCGGCGCCCGCGGCCAGGCCGGCCGAGGTCAAGAAGGCCGAGCGGCCCGGCCGGAAGAAGCTGCATTGA
- a CDS encoding COG1470 family protein gives MRPAARIACIAAGLTLCLAFALTSTPTTSAGAADQPKTKAAQTKKARSGRSAAPSIAYVFPAGGARTARVQATVTGTNLKTSTDVRVSGGGVSGKIVGEPSATSAKIELEVAADAELGERDLRLLGPGGVSNRYRFFVGDHREILEAEPNALATPQSLGDLPVVVNGQITETDRDVFRFQAKAGQTLVFDVSARRVKPFIADAVPAWLESSLVLYGPGNRKIVEAADFRFRPDPLLIHRVEADGEYAIEIRDELTRGRGDFVYRLDVGELPRITHAFPLGVRRGESTTLELFGANLPESTFTLNVPPDAPSRIEIVRENRGLHSNALPIAVCDWPATAERESSNAPPQEVAIPTAVDGRIDRPGDVDRFLVAVPPDRRRLLFEIQARRFESPLDALLTIFDEKGNVVAENDDEIDARLPLLTHQADPRLIRDLSPGKYVVQVRDAQLAGGDSYGYRLLIGPPQPDYSLRVTPDNLRMGPGETVVVNVDALRLDGHAAEIAIDVQGLPPGFSASDATLAPGQNQAALTITAPAGATPGVCTPRIVGTANEGGKSVVRTADAAETVMQAFTWSHTIPCREYSLAIVEAPEPLFALTADRPAEGSIQLPAGGEVEVKVKVVRGPEVPGPVALTALGLPPGVTAKPGLIDADKSEGVLTLTAALRVKAGLRQNVVIRGSIRTTGRNSVTQVVPAIPFVVAPAKTP, from the coding sequence ATGAGGCCCGCCGCTCGCATCGCTTGCATCGCCGCCGGTTTGACGCTCTGTCTCGCCTTCGCACTCACGTCGACGCCGACGACGAGCGCCGGGGCGGCCGACCAACCGAAGACCAAGGCCGCGCAAACGAAGAAGGCCAGGAGCGGACGCTCGGCCGCGCCGTCGATCGCCTACGTCTTCCCGGCGGGCGGAGCCCGGACGGCCCGGGTGCAGGCGACCGTGACGGGGACGAATCTGAAGACGTCGACCGATGTGCGGGTCTCGGGCGGAGGCGTCTCGGGCAAGATCGTTGGAGAGCCCTCGGCGACGTCAGCGAAGATCGAGCTTGAAGTAGCGGCCGACGCCGAGTTGGGTGAGCGAGACCTGCGGCTCCTGGGGCCGGGGGGCGTCTCCAACCGCTATCGCTTCTTCGTCGGCGACCACCGCGAGATCCTGGAGGCCGAGCCCAATGCGCTGGCGACGCCGCAGTCGCTCGGCGACCTTCCGGTGGTCGTCAATGGCCAGATCACGGAGACCGACCGCGACGTTTTCCGGTTCCAGGCGAAGGCCGGCCAGACGCTTGTCTTCGACGTCTCGGCCCGTCGCGTGAAGCCGTTCATCGCCGATGCGGTTCCGGCCTGGCTGGAGTCGTCGCTCGTGCTGTACGGGCCTGGGAATCGAAAGATCGTCGAGGCCGCCGACTTCCGCTTCCGGCCCGACCCCCTGCTGATCCACCGCGTTGAGGCCGACGGTGAATACGCGATCGAGATTCGCGACGAGTTGACCCGCGGCCGGGGGGATTTCGTTTACCGCCTGGACGTGGGGGAGCTTCCTCGGATCACCCACGCGTTTCCGCTGGGCGTGCGTCGGGGAGAGTCGACGACCCTTGAACTCTTCGGCGCGAACCTGCCGGAATCGACCTTCACTCTGAACGTCCCGCCCGACGCCCCATCTCGGATCGAGATCGTCCGCGAAAACCGAGGGCTGCACTCGAACGCCCTGCCGATCGCCGTCTGCGACTGGCCGGCGACGGCCGAACGGGAGTCGTCCAACGCGCCGCCGCAGGAGGTCGCAATTCCGACGGCCGTCGACGGTCGCATCGATCGGCCCGGCGACGTCGATCGGTTCCTCGTCGCGGTCCCTCCCGATCGTCGTCGCCTCCTGTTCGAGATCCAGGCGCGAAGGTTTGAGTCGCCGCTCGATGCCCTGCTGACGATCTTCGACGAGAAGGGGAACGTCGTGGCGGAGAACGACGACGAGATCGACGCTCGGCTGCCGCTCCTCACGCATCAGGCCGACCCTCGGCTGATCCGGGACCTCTCTCCCGGCAAGTACGTCGTCCAGGTCCGCGACGCCCAACTCGCGGGGGGCGATTCGTATGGCTATCGCCTGCTGATCGGGCCGCCTCAGCCGGATTATTCGCTGCGGGTCACGCCCGACAACCTGCGCATGGGGCCAGGCGAGACCGTCGTGGTCAACGTCGACGCCCTCCGTCTGGACGGCCACGCGGCCGAGATCGCGATCGACGTTCAAGGCTTGCCGCCGGGTTTCTCGGCGAGCGACGCGACGCTCGCGCCGGGGCAGAACCAGGCGGCGTTGACCATCACCGCGCCTGCAGGCGCAACGCCGGGCGTCTGCACGCCGAGGATCGTCGGCACGGCGAACGAAGGCGGCAAGTCCGTCGTCCGCACGGCTGACGCCGCCGAGACGGTGATGCAGGCTTTCACCTGGAGCCACACGATCCCGTGTCGAGAATACTCGCTGGCGATTGTCGAGGCTCCCGAACCCCTGTTCGCCCTGACGGCGGATCGGCCCGCCGAGGGATCGATCCAACTGCCCGCCGGCGGCGAGGTCGAGGTCAAGGTGAAGGTCGTCCGCGGTCCCGAGGTTCCCGGCCCCGTCGCGCTCACGGCCCTCGGCCTGCCGCCGGGCGTGACGGCCAAGCCCGGCCTGATCGACGCCGACAAATCGGAGGGCGTTTTGACCCTGACCGCCGCTCTTCGCGTCAAAGCGGGCCTGCGCCAGAACGTCGTGATTCGTGGATCGATCCGGACGACCGGCCGCAACAGCGTGACGCAAGTGGTGCCGGCCATTCCGTTCGTCGTCGCCCCAGCGAAGACGCCGTGA